Proteins from one Sphingopyxis terrae subsp. terrae NBRC 15098 genomic window:
- a CDS encoding lysozyme inhibitor LprI family protein has product MILALFYLAVAVAEDPPVDCDNQRYQVEMNYCAGKAYEVADATLNAQWKLTVAEMRSRDKMIDRRYDTQPTHYDTLLAAQRAWLTYRDQQWLVESFAARGGSMAPMLHSGCMERLTKARTAELKALVEEY; this is encoded by the coding sequence GTGATCCTCGCCCTTTTCTATTTGGCGGTAGCAGTCGCGGAGGATCCTCCCGTCGATTGCGACAATCAACGATATCAGGTCGAGATGAACTATTGTGCCGGAAAGGCCTATGAGGTCGCCGATGCTACGCTCAATGCGCAGTGGAAGCTGACCGTGGCCGAGATGCGGTCGCGCGATAAGATGATCGATCGCCGCTACGATACCCAGCCCACCCATTATGACACCTTGCTCGCCGCGCAGCGCGCGTGGCTGACCTATCGCGATCAGCAGTGGCTGGTCGAGAGTTTTGCGGCGCGCGGCGGTAGCATGGCACCGATGCTCCACAGCGGATGCATGGAACGACTGACCAAGGCGCGGACCGCCGAACTCAAGGCACTTGTCGAGGAATATTGA
- a CDS encoding acetyl-CoA carboxylase biotin carboxylase subunit → MFKKILIANRGEIACRVIKTARRMGISTVAVYSDADARAPFVQMADEAVHIGPSPASESYLIADKIIAACKETGAEAVHPGYGFLSERTSFAEALAKENIAFIGPPVNAIAAMGDKIESKKLAKEAGVNVVPGFVGEIRDTEHAVEISNEIGYPVMMKASAGGGGKGMRLAYDEKDVREGFESVKREGLNSFGDDRVFIEKFILNPRHIEIQILGDQHGNILYLNERECSIQRRHQKVVEEAPSPFVTEKMRKAMGEQCVALSKAVGYYSAGTVELIVSGADPTGESFYFLEMNTRLQVEHPVTEAITGIDLVEQMIRVAAGEKLEMTQDDIKIDGWAIENRVYAEDPYRGFLPSTGRLTRYKPPVPGWTDDGGENGRRGVDGVRVDDGVYDGGEVSIFYDPMIAKLITWGETRDEAADLQVAALDRFELEGLGHNIDFVSAIMQHPRFRSGELTTGFIAEEYPEGFHGAPTDEAVTRALAAIAGFMASAEADRARRTDGQLGDRLDPPAKWQVTIDGTSHKVKLGHKHIKVDGDKIDIALEYTPGDRLVIAEIGDGELAVKVAKTRTGWRMTTRGAIHDVRVLPWHVAPLASHMIEKIPPDLSKFLICPMPGLLVALHVGEGDKVEAGQPLATVEAMKMENILRAEKSGVVKTVNAAQGESLAVDAVILEME, encoded by the coding sequence ATGTTCAAGAAAATCCTGATCGCCAATCGCGGCGAAATTGCCTGCCGCGTCATCAAGACCGCGCGGCGTATGGGCATATCGACGGTCGCCGTCTATTCGGACGCCGACGCGCGCGCGCCCTTCGTGCAGATGGCTGACGAGGCGGTGCATATCGGGCCGTCGCCGGCGTCCGAATCCTATCTGATCGCCGACAAGATCATCGCCGCATGCAAGGAAACCGGCGCCGAGGCGGTGCATCCGGGCTATGGTTTCCTGTCGGAACGCACCAGCTTCGCTGAGGCGCTGGCCAAGGAAAATATCGCCTTCATTGGCCCGCCGGTGAACGCGATCGCCGCGATGGGGGACAAGATCGAGTCGAAGAAGCTTGCAAAGGAAGCGGGCGTCAACGTCGTCCCCGGCTTTGTTGGTGAAATCCGCGACACCGAACATGCCGTCGAGATCAGTAACGAGATCGGCTATCCGGTGATGATGAAGGCCAGCGCCGGCGGCGGCGGCAAGGGCATGCGCCTCGCCTATGACGAAAAGGACGTCCGCGAAGGCTTCGAGAGCGTCAAGCGTGAGGGGCTGAACAGCTTCGGCGACGACCGCGTGTTTATCGAGAAATTCATCCTCAATCCGCGCCATATCGAGATCCAGATTCTCGGCGATCAGCACGGCAACATCCTCTACCTCAACGAGCGCGAATGCAGCATCCAGCGCCGCCACCAGAAGGTCGTCGAGGAAGCGCCGTCGCCCTTCGTCACCGAAAAGATGCGCAAGGCGATGGGCGAGCAGTGCGTCGCGCTGTCGAAGGCGGTGGGCTATTACAGCGCGGGGACGGTCGAACTGATCGTGTCGGGCGCCGACCCGACGGGCGAGAGCTTCTATTTCCTGGAAATGAACACCCGGCTTCAGGTCGAGCATCCCGTGACCGAGGCGATTACCGGCATCGATCTGGTCGAACAGATGATCCGCGTCGCGGCGGGCGAGAAGCTCGAAATGACGCAGGACGACATCAAGATCGACGGCTGGGCGATCGAGAACCGCGTTTATGCCGAAGATCCCTATCGCGGTTTCCTGCCCTCGACCGGGCGCCTGACGCGCTATAAACCGCCGGTGCCGGGCTGGACCGACGATGGCGGGGAAAACGGCCGCCGGGGTGTCGACGGCGTGCGCGTGGACGACGGTGTTTACGATGGCGGCGAAGTGTCGATTTTCTACGACCCGATGATCGCCAAGCTGATCACCTGGGGCGAGACGCGTGACGAGGCGGCGGACCTGCAGGTCGCGGCGCTCGACCGCTTCGAGCTCGAGGGGCTGGGGCACAATATCGATTTCGTCTCGGCGATCATGCAGCACCCGCGCTTCCGCTCGGGCGAGTTGACCACGGGCTTCATTGCCGAGGAATATCCCGAGGGCTTCCACGGCGCGCCGACCGACGAAGCGGTGACGCGCGCGCTCGCGGCGATCGCGGGCTTCATGGCGTCGGCCGAGGCCGATCGCGCGCGGCGCACCGACGGGCAGCTCGGCGACCGGCTCGACCCGCCCGCGAAATGGCAGGTGACGATTGACGGCACGAGCCACAAGGTCAAACTCGGCCACAAGCATATCAAGGTCGACGGTGACAAGATCGACATCGCGCTCGAATATACGCCGGGCGACCGGTTGGTGATTGCCGAGATCGGCGACGGCGAACTGGCGGTGAAGGTCGCGAAGACGCGTACGGGCTGGCGCATGACGACGCGCGGCGCAATCCACGACGTGCGCGTGCTGCCCTGGCATGTGGCGCCGCTGGCGAGCCACATGATCGAAAAGATCCCGCCCGATCTGTCGAAATTCCTCATCTGTCCGATGCCCGGCCTGCTCGTCGCGCTGCATGTCGGCGAAGGGGATAAAGTCGAGGCGGGGCAGCCGCTGGCGACCGTCGAGGCGATGAAGATGGAGAATATCTTGCGCGCCGAAAAATCGGGTGTCGTGAAGACGGTCAACGCAGCGCAAGGCGAAAGCCTGGCGGTCGATGCGGTGATTTTGGAGATGGAGTAA
- a CDS encoding O-acetylhomoserine aminocarboxypropyltransferase encodes MSNHKPETLSVHAGTAPDPTTKARITPIYQTASYVFDDVDHASRLFNLQEFGNIYTRIMNPTNGALEGKIAALEGGQAALAVASGHAAQFLAFHTIMEPGCEIVAAKKLYGGSLNQLGQSFRKMAWTTHFVDADDPANVAAAINDRTRAVFIESLANPGGVVQDIAAIAKVAHDAGVPLIVDNTMATPMLCRPIEHGADIVVHSATKFLNGHGNAIGGLIVDAGTFDWSKGGKYPALSEPNASYHGLTFTEAFGPLAFILAARTLGLRDLGPALAPMNAFLALTGMETLALRMDRHCSNALALAKWLQDHPAVSWVSYAGLRGSPYHDLAHKYLGGRGGAVFTFGLQGGYDAGVKLVSAVKLFSHLANLGDTRSLIIHPASTTHSQLSEAELVEAGAGPDVVRVSVGIEHIDDIIADLAQALETEA; translated from the coding sequence ATGAGCAACCATAAACCTGAAACGCTGAGCGTTCACGCCGGCACCGCGCCCGATCCGACGACCAAGGCGCGGATCACGCCGATCTACCAGACCGCATCCTATGTGTTCGACGATGTCGATCATGCGTCGCGATTGTTCAACCTGCAGGAATTCGGGAATATCTACACCCGGATCATGAACCCGACGAACGGCGCGCTCGAAGGCAAGATCGCGGCGCTGGAGGGCGGGCAGGCGGCGCTCGCGGTGGCGTCGGGCCATGCTGCGCAGTTTCTGGCCTTCCATACGATCATGGAGCCGGGGTGTGAGATCGTTGCGGCGAAAAAGCTCTATGGCGGCTCGCTCAACCAGCTGGGGCAGAGCTTTCGCAAGATGGCCTGGACGACGCATTTCGTCGATGCCGACGATCCGGCGAATGTCGCGGCCGCGATCAACGACAGGACGCGCGCGGTCTTCATCGAAAGCCTCGCCAATCCGGGCGGGGTCGTGCAGGATATCGCGGCGATTGCAAAGGTCGCCCACGATGCCGGCGTACCGCTGATCGTCGACAACACGATGGCGACCCCGATGCTCTGCCGCCCGATCGAGCATGGCGCCGACATCGTCGTCCATTCGGCGACCAAATTCCTGAACGGTCATGGCAATGCGATCGGCGGCCTGATCGTCGATGCCGGGACGTTCGACTGGTCAAAGGGCGGCAAATATCCCGCGCTGAGCGAACCCAATGCCTCCTATCACGGGCTGACCTTCACCGAGGCGTTCGGGCCGCTCGCCTTCATCCTCGCCGCGCGGACGCTCGGCCTGCGCGACCTTGGCCCCGCGCTCGCGCCGATGAACGCCTTTCTTGCGCTCACCGGCATGGAGACGCTCGCGCTGCGCATGGACCGGCATTGCAGCAACGCGCTCGCGCTCGCCAAATGGTTGCAGGATCATCCGGCAGTGAGCTGGGTCTCCTATGCCGGTCTGCGGGGCAGCCCCTATCACGACCTCGCGCACAAATATCTCGGCGGGCGCGGCGGCGCCGTGTTCACCTTCGGCCTCCAGGGCGGCTACGATGCTGGCGTCAAGCTCGTCTCCGCGGTCAAGCTGTTCAGCCATCTCGCCAATCTGGGCGACACCCGCTCGCTGATCATCCATCCGGCATCGACGACGCACAGCCAGCTTTCGGAGGCCGAACTGGTCGAAGCGGGCGCCGGGCCCGACGTCGTCCGCGTGTCGGTGGGGATCGAACATATCGACGACATCATCGCTGACCTGGCACAGGCATTGGAGACCGAAGCGTGA
- the bioB gene encoding biotin synthase BioB — translation MTETRTDWTREEIAALFDLPFDELMWEAQGVHRRHHARGEVQLCTLLSIKTGGCVEDCGYCSQSKHADSGLKATKLMDVRAVLQAAAQAKDAGSKRFCMGAAWRNPKDRDMASIVEMVEGVRAMGMETCMTLGMLTKEQAQTLAVAGLDYYNHNIDTSPENYENIISTRTFQDRLDTLEEVRNAGINVCSGGIVGLGETRADRVGFIHALATLERHPESVPVNALVPVKGTVLGDMLEGTPLAKIDDIEFVRTIAVARITMPKSMVRLSAGRESMSEATQALCFMAGANSIFTGDKLLTTANAGDNADAALFAKLGLRPMESEEPMRQGMLTETAE, via the coding sequence GTGACCGAAACCCGTACCGACTGGACGCGCGAGGAAATCGCCGCACTGTTCGACCTGCCGTTCGACGAATTGATGTGGGAGGCGCAGGGCGTCCATCGCCGCCATCACGCGCGCGGCGAGGTGCAGCTTTGCACGCTCTTGAGCATCAAGACCGGCGGCTGCGTCGAGGATTGCGGCTATTGCTCGCAATCAAAACATGCCGACAGCGGGCTCAAGGCCACCAAGCTGATGGATGTGCGCGCGGTGCTGCAAGCTGCGGCGCAGGCGAAGGATGCCGGGTCGAAGCGCTTCTGCATGGGCGCCGCCTGGCGCAACCCCAAGGACCGCGACATGGCGAGCATCGTCGAGATGGTCGAGGGCGTGCGCGCGATGGGCATGGAAACCTGCATGACCCTGGGCATGCTGACCAAGGAACAGGCGCAGACGCTCGCGGTCGCGGGGCTCGACTATTACAACCACAATATCGACACGAGCCCGGAGAATTACGAGAATATCATCTCCACGCGGACCTTTCAGGACCGGCTCGACACGCTGGAGGAAGTCCGCAATGCCGGGATCAACGTCTGTTCGGGCGGGATTGTCGGGCTGGGCGAGACGCGCGCCGACCGCGTCGGTTTCATCCACGCGCTCGCAACGCTCGAACGCCATCCCGAAAGCGTGCCGGTCAACGCGCTGGTGCCGGTGAAGGGCACCGTGCTCGGCGACATGCTCGAGGGCACCCCGCTCGCGAAGATTGACGATATCGAATTCGTCCGCACGATCGCGGTCGCGCGTATCACGATGCCGAAATCGATGGTCCGCCTGTCGGCGGGACGCGAGAGCATGTCGGAGGCGACGCAGGCGCTCTGCTTCATGGCGGGCGCGAACAGCATCTTCACCGGCGACAAGCTGCTGACGACCGCGAACGCGGGCGACAATGCCGACGCGGCGCTCTTCGCAAAGCTGGGGCTGCGGCCGATGGAAAGCGAAGAGCCGATGCGCCAAGGGATGCTGACGGAGACCGCGGAGTGA